A single region of the Bicyclus anynana chromosome 16, ilBicAnyn1.1, whole genome shotgun sequence genome encodes:
- the LOC112052580 gene encoding thioredoxin, mitochondrial yields the protein MNGVMLSQGLRSPMRHLAGLRRAKAISTSIVHNETIFVKNNDEFVNKVMNNDKPVIVNFHAEWCEPCKILTPKLKELIEPLNNLDLAVVDVEDNAELVHTFEVKAVPAVIAIRNGLIVDKFIGLVDADMINNLIDRMSGKKKDGA from the exons ATGAATGGTGTGATGTTAAGTCAAGGACTAAGGTCGCCAATGCGGCACCTCGCCGGCCTACGGAGAGCCAAAGCTATATCAACCTCAATAGTGCACAATGAAACTATATTTGTGAAGAATAACGATGAGTTTGTTAATAAG gtaATGAATAACGATAAGCCAGTCATAGTAAACTTTCACGCCGAATGGTGTGAGCCGTGCAAAATACTCACTCCCAAGCTCAAAGAGCTGATAGAACCACTCAACAATCTGGACCTGGCTGTGGTTGATGTAGAGGATAATGCTGAACTGGTGCACACATTTGAG GTAAAAGCTGTGCCAGCGGTTATAGCAATCAGAAATGGTCTAATAGTAGATAAATTCATCGGCCTAGTGGACGCTGACATGATCAATAACTTAATCGACCGGATGTCCGGCAAAAAGAAAGATGGCGCGTAA